One Triticum dicoccoides isolate Atlit2015 ecotype Zavitan chromosome 5B, WEW_v2.0, whole genome shotgun sequence genomic window carries:
- the LOC119311917 gene encoding uncharacterized protein LOC119311917 isoform X1 encodes MAGDEDEGEMEALREALRQQSLAVEMLKAELEEERQAASSGADEALAMILRLQGEKAAVRMEADQFRRVAEERILHDEDSLAFLKAVVFSQEMDITSLKNRLLVVCGSNGPYAPPPGRDGVIDLPWLRRLAQKDVSSGRNASLPAARLEELCSDLDASEDVGDSRPARTLSDIGEVIRREKEWVRSNVSHQALPPRLHRSSSHCLPRAPSYTAQCGMPNVHDKFEAPESVASHAPPRSSRRSSPEIISEEDDVISSSTRRGDCNDPKPGDERTDGAIADLGAGIDEIKSSVQTLATELGRMRETSMSRGDAQMQVLGEICAKLDAMRPMTISKQQNAVHGGKKHSSREVGSSSKGPVALPQSELLMNHFIEVCAMISSALLARPLAKVAASMSLFRCFLVLVLAVFLLYKQRNPLW; translated from the coding sequence atggccggagatgaagacgaaggCGAAATGGAGGCCTTGCGGGAGGCTCTGCGGCAGCAGAGTCTTGCCGTGGAGATGCTTAAGGCCGagctggaggaggagaggcaggcggCGTCGTCGGGGGCCGACGAGGCGCTGGCCATGATCCTGCGGCTGCAGGGCGAGAAGGCGGCGGTGCGGATGGAGGCCGACCAGTTCCGTCGGGTGGCGGAGGAGAGGATCCTGCACGACGAGGACTCTCTGGCCTTCCTCAAGGCCGTCGTCTTCAGCCAGGAGATGGACATCACCTCCCTCAAGAACCGCCTGCTGGTCGTCTGCGGCAGCAACGGTCCCTACGCGCCGCCCCCCGGCCGGGACGGCGTCATCGACCTCCCCTGGCTAAGGAGGCTGGCCCAGAAAGACGTGTCGTCGGGGAGGAACGCCTCTCTCCCGGCGGCGCGGCTCGAGGAGCTGTGCTCGGATCTCGATGCCTCTGAGGACGTCGGCGACAGCAGGCCGGCGAGGACGTTGTCGGACATAGGGGAGGTGATCCGGAGGGAGAAGGAGTGGGTGCGGTCCAACGTGAGCCACCAGGCGTTGCCGCCGAGGCTGCACCGGTCGTCCTCCCACTGTCTCCCGCGGGCGCCGAGCTACACAGCGCAATGCGGCATGCCCAATGTCCACGACAAGTTCGAGGCGCCGGAGAGCGTCGCGTCCCATGCCCCTCCGAGATCCAGCAGGAGGTCGTCGCCGGAGATAATCTCCGAAGAAGACGACGTGATCTCGTCGTCGACGCGGCGCGGGGACTGCAACGACCCCAAGCCAGGAGACGAGCGCACAGACGGCGCCATTGCCGATCTGGGAGCCGGCATTGATGAGATCAAATCCAGCGTGCAGACCCTCGCGACCGAGCTCGGCAGAATGAGGGAAACCAGCATGTCCAGAGGCGACGCGCAGATGCAAGTGCTGGGCGAGATCTGCGCAAAGCTCGACGCCATGAGGCCCATGACGATCAGCAAGCAACAGAATGCTGTTCATGGAGGCAAGAAACACTCCAGCAGAGAAGTAGGCAGTTCTTCCAAGGGGCCGGTGGCTCTGCCACAGAGTGAGCTTCTGATGAACCATTTCATCGAGGTATGTGCCATGATCTCCTCTGCTCTCCTTGCTAGGCCCTTGGCCAAGGTTGCTGCATCCATGTCGTTATTTAGGTGCTTCCTCGTTCTCGTCCTAGCAGTTTTTCTACTGTATAAGCAACGCAATCCGCTGTGGTAG
- the LOC119306265 gene encoding uncharacterized protein LOC119306265 gives MPMEQAFMHCDKDTLKMAMLKHEETFRQQVHDLHRLYRIQKLLMRDLKREIKSQQSGLSASPNGSPGAEYDHRRRASALDASSYEQHWQYGATRRGSHAAATPRAAQLSPEATDDEEAELELTLAVGSGGKKRYSDGHCSPGESFSSSTTESDTLTGGQEWQQAQAQHQLVGTGAGAGSPYHKRRPAGFGAEQAVDGGVQQPSPLLFHWLSLRMA, from the exons ATGCCGATGGAGCAGGCCTTCATGCACTGCGACAAGGACACCCTCAAGATGGCCATGCTCAAGCATGAAGAGACCTTCAGGCAGCAG GTTCACGATCTCCATCGCCTGTACAGAATTCAGAAGCTTCTGATGCGGGACCTCAAGAGGGAGATCAAGAGCCAGCAGAGCGGCCTGTCCGCCTCCCCCAACGGCTCCCCGGGCGCCGAGTACGACCACCGCCGCAGGGCGAGCGCGCTCGACGCGTCCTCCTACGAGCAGCACTGGCAGTACGGCGCCACCCGCCGCGGCAGCCACGCGGCGGCGACTCCGCGCGCCGCGCAGCTGAGCCCGGAGGCGACCGACGACGAGGAGGCGGAGCTGGAGCTCACGCTCGCCGTGGGCAGCGGCGGCAAGAAGCGGTACAGCGACGGGCACTGCTCCCCCGGGGAGAGCTTCTCGTCGTCCACGACGGAGTCGGACACGCTCACGGGCGGCCAGGAGTGGCAGCAGGCGCAGGCGCAGCACCAGCTGGTCGGCACTGGCGCAGGCGCGGGCTCGCCGTACCACAAGCGGAGGCCGGCAGGGTTCGGCGCGGAGCAGGCGGTGGACGGCGGGGTGCAGCAGCCTTCTCCGCTGCTGTTCCACTGGCTCAGCCTACGGATGGCGTGA
- the LOC119311917 gene encoding uncharacterized protein LOC119311917 isoform X2, producing the protein MAGDEDEGEMEALREALRQQSLAVEMLKAELEEERQAASSGADEALAMILRLQGEKAAVRMEADQFRRVAEERILHDEDSLAFLKAVVFSQEMDITSLKNRLLVVCGSNGPYAPPPGRDGVIDLPWLRRLAQKDVSSGRNASLPAARLEELCSDLDASEDVGDSRPARTLSDIGEVIRREKEWVRSNVSHQALPPRLHRSSSHCLPRAPSYTAQCGMPNVHDKFEAPESVASHAPPRSSRRSSPEIISEEDDVISSSTRRGDCNDPKPGDERTDGAIADLGAGIDEIKSSVQTLATELGRMRETSMSRGDAQMQVLGEICAKLDAMRPMTISKQQNAVHGGKKHSSREVGSSSKGPVALPQSELLMNHFIEAMMYIP; encoded by the exons atggccggagatgaagacgaaggCGAAATGGAGGCCTTGCGGGAGGCTCTGCGGCAGCAGAGTCTTGCCGTGGAGATGCTTAAGGCCGagctggaggaggagaggcaggcggCGTCGTCGGGGGCCGACGAGGCGCTGGCCATGATCCTGCGGCTGCAGGGCGAGAAGGCGGCGGTGCGGATGGAGGCCGACCAGTTCCGTCGGGTGGCGGAGGAGAGGATCCTGCACGACGAGGACTCTCTGGCCTTCCTCAAGGCCGTCGTCTTCAGCCAGGAGATGGACATCACCTCCCTCAAGAACCGCCTGCTGGTCGTCTGCGGCAGCAACGGTCCCTACGCGCCGCCCCCCGGCCGGGACGGCGTCATCGACCTCCCCTGGCTAAGGAGGCTGGCCCAGAAAGACGTGTCGTCGGGGAGGAACGCCTCTCTCCCGGCGGCGCGGCTCGAGGAGCTGTGCTCGGATCTCGATGCCTCTGAGGACGTCGGCGACAGCAGGCCGGCGAGGACGTTGTCGGACATAGGGGAGGTGATCCGGAGGGAGAAGGAGTGGGTGCGGTCCAACGTGAGCCACCAGGCGTTGCCGCCGAGGCTGCACCGGTCGTCCTCCCACTGTCTCCCGCGGGCGCCGAGCTACACAGCGCAATGCGGCATGCCCAATGTCCACGACAAGTTCGAGGCGCCGGAGAGCGTCGCGTCCCATGCCCCTCCGAGATCCAGCAGGAGGTCGTCGCCGGAGATAATCTCCGAAGAAGACGACGTGATCTCGTCGTCGACGCGGCGCGGGGACTGCAACGACCCCAAGCCAGGAGACGAGCGCACAGACGGCGCCATTGCCGATCTGGGAGCCGGCATTGATGAGATCAAATCCAGCGTGCAGACCCTCGCGACCGAGCTCGGCAGAATGAGGGAAACCAGCATGTCCAGAGGCGACGCGCAGATGCAAGTGCTGGGCGAGATCTGCGCAAAGCTCGACGCCATGAGGCCCATGACGATCAGCAAGCAACAGAATGCTGTTCATGGAGGCAAGAAACACTCCAGCAGAGAAGTAGGCAGTTCTTCCAAGGGGCCGGTGGCTCTGCCACAGAGTGAGCTTCTGATGAACCATTTCATCGAG GCAATGATGTACATACCGTGA